A single Alkalibaculum bacchi DNA region contains:
- the murG gene encoding undecaprenyldiphospho-muramoylpentapeptide beta-N-acetylglucosaminyltransferase, whose product MKVVIAAGGTGGHIYPGIAIANYIRDKDPNSHILFIGTSKGLEKELVPKEGYDIQLIRVKGFERKLSLDTLKTIRELFLGLGDAKKIIKDFKPDVVVGTGGYVCGPVLFSAWLAKVPTLIHEQNAFPGVTNRILSRLVDKVASSFPEAIKYFKHKDRVVVSGNPIRSEFKEKNREHARKKLSIPMNKKLIVVTGGSQGAQSINKSMIHVIKELKDRPDIHIVHVTGKKQHEKVLDGLKTENIDPSTLKNIEIVPYTFDMATLYKASDLIIARAGAMTISEITAVGRSCILIPYPYATDNHQEFNARVIADKEGGVLILDKDLNGQLLIDTIKDLMKDTKKLREMENITSKLGILNGDDIIYNEIKTLALK is encoded by the coding sequence ATGAAAGTAGTAATAGCTGCAGGAGGAACTGGTGGTCACATTTATCCAGGGATTGCCATAGCTAATTATATTAGAGATAAAGATCCAAATAGTCACATTCTCTTTATAGGGACTAGTAAAGGTTTAGAAAAAGAGCTGGTGCCTAAAGAAGGATACGATATACAGCTCATTCGAGTAAAGGGCTTTGAAAGAAAGCTGAGCCTAGATACCTTAAAGACCATAAGGGAATTGTTCTTAGGGCTAGGAGATGCTAAGAAAATCATAAAAGACTTTAAGCCAGATGTAGTAGTGGGTACAGGTGGGTATGTATGTGGTCCCGTATTGTTTTCCGCTTGGCTAGCTAAAGTGCCAACATTAATTCACGAACAAAATGCATTTCCGGGTGTTACGAATCGCATTTTATCTCGACTTGTAGATAAAGTAGCTTCTAGCTTTCCGGAAGCCATAAAGTATTTTAAGCATAAAGACCGGGTTGTGGTTTCTGGCAATCCAATACGGAGTGAGTTTAAAGAAAAAAACAGGGAACATGCTAGAAAAAAACTATCCATTCCAATGAATAAAAAGTTGATCGTCGTTACAGGTGGAAGCCAGGGAGCTCAAAGCATTAACAAAAGCATGATCCATGTAATCAAAGAATTAAAAGATCGACCAGATATTCATATCGTACACGTTACAGGCAAAAAACAGCATGAAAAAGTGCTGGATGGTTTAAAAACAGAAAATATTGACCCATCTACATTAAAAAATATTGAGATTGTACCTTATACCTTTGATATGGCTACTCTATATAAGGCTAGCGATTTAATTATTGCAAGAGCTGGAGCTATGACCATATCAGAGATTACAGCTGTAGGCAGGAGTTGTATTTTGATTCCTTATCCCTATGCTACAGATAATCATCAAGAATTTAATGCAAGGGTTATTGCAGATAAAGAAGGAGGAGTCCTTATTCTAGATAAAGATCTAAATGGACAGCTATTAATAGATACCATAAAAGATCTTATGAAAGATACGAAAAAACTTAGAGAAATGGAAAATATCACATCAAAACTAGGTATTTTAAACGGTGACGACATCATTTATAATGAAATTAAGACATTGGCTCTTAAGTAA
- the murA gene encoding UDP-N-acetylglucosamine 1-carboxyvinyltransferase has protein sequence MSKYVVKGGNRLEGEVSIQGSKNAALPILAATVLNQGESIISNVPDIHDVDVMIKILKSIGCRVQKEGNLLVVDSSNVSSVEVSESLVREMRSSIILLGALLSKHKETVFSYPGGCDIGLRPIDIHLMGLRKLGAEITESHGYIYCKADKLYGNNITLDFPSVGATENIMLAASLAEGETIIRNAAKEPEIADLQNFINAMGGNVSGAGSGHIVIKGASKLNDVKYRVTSDRIVAGTYLAASAITEGNVLLRDVAIEDLRAVCAKLAETGCKITVGENGEVWARGPKTIQPIESLITQPYPGFPTDMQAQVLALLTLANGTSVVNETIFESRYKHVPELIRMGAHVKIEGRIAIVQGVKKLMGADVKSTDLRGGASLILAGLAAEGTTTIHSIDHIHRGYEKLDENLRSLGANIIRQEE, from the coding sequence ATGAGTAAGTACGTCGTAAAAGGTGGTAATCGTTTAGAAGGTGAAGTAAGCATTCAAGGTTCAAAAAATGCTGCTCTACCTATTTTAGCTGCAACTGTGCTCAATCAAGGGGAAAGTATTATTTCTAATGTTCCTGATATTCACGATGTAGATGTTATGATAAAGATTCTAAAGTCCATAGGTTGCCGAGTACAAAAAGAAGGTAATCTTTTAGTCGTAGATTCTAGTAATGTGAGCTCCGTCGAAGTATCAGAATCCTTGGTAAGAGAAATGAGATCCTCTATTATTTTATTGGGAGCTCTTTTGTCAAAGCACAAAGAAACTGTATTTTCCTATCCTGGTGGCTGCGATATCGGTTTACGTCCTATTGATATACACTTAATGGGCCTTAGAAAACTAGGTGCAGAAATTACAGAATCACATGGTTACATATACTGTAAGGCGGATAAACTCTATGGAAATAATATTACATTAGATTTTCCTAGTGTAGGAGCAACAGAAAATATCATGTTAGCGGCTAGTCTAGCAGAAGGCGAAACCATTATACGAAACGCAGCGAAGGAGCCAGAAATAGCAGATTTACAAAATTTCATTAACGCCATGGGTGGAAATGTATCTGGTGCAGGATCAGGGCATATCGTCATTAAAGGTGCGTCAAAGCTAAACGATGTAAAATACCGGGTAACAAGTGATCGTATTGTAGCAGGTACATATTTAGCCGCTTCTGCAATTACGGAAGGTAATGTTTTGTTAAGAGATGTAGCAATAGAAGATTTGCGGGCAGTTTGTGCAAAATTAGCAGAGACTGGGTGTAAAATTACAGTAGGTGAAAATGGAGAAGTTTGGGCTCGTGGACCAAAGACAATTCAACCTATCGAATCTTTGATCACACAACCTTATCCAGGTTTTCCAACGGATATGCAAGCTCAGGTTTTAGCACTACTTACCTTGGCCAACGGCACTAGTGTTGTAAATGAGACCATATTTGAAAGCCGATACAAACACGTACCTGAATTAATTCGAATGGGAGCCCATGTAAAGATTGAAGGTAGAATAGCAATTGTACAAGGGGTCAAAAAATTAATGGGTGCAGATGTTAAGTCTACAGATTTACGAGGAGGCGCTTCTCTCATTTTAGCTGGTTTAGCTGCAGAAGGTACAACTACAATACATAGTATTGATCATATACATCGAGGTTACGAAAAATTAGATGAGAACCTTCGCTCCTTAGGGGCAAACATCATAAGACAAGAGGAATGA
- a CDS encoding cell division protein FtsQ/DivIB: MISVIIQKRKKFHKRRHNKKNYVTLVIILFLLIIMTVYFVLFTDFFNISKIDVNDNKIVSNDEIILKSALRDGQNIFRFNKKQVINSIEKIPYIKSASLVRVFPSTVKIYIEERDIIGAIFYENTFVFVDNEQVVLEVNQKLSNTTIPIITIKEDAVGTIVVGDQLQINPEWVKKEVFDILNILQQEKLLGYISEINITEDNLFYLYTKKGSLIKVKNSDTVNEKLDFISTYLVKKDERMIVDLTHGGNPTYIPR; this comes from the coding sequence ATGATATCAGTGATAATACAAAAGAGAAAAAAGTTTCATAAACGACGACATAATAAGAAAAATTATGTTACACTGGTAATAATATTATTTTTATTGATTATTATGACCGTTTATTTTGTATTATTTACGGATTTTTTTAATATATCGAAAATAGATGTAAATGATAATAAAATCGTTTCGAATGATGAAATAATCCTTAAATCCGCTTTAAGAGATGGTCAAAATATATTTCGATTTAATAAAAAGCAAGTAATAAATTCTATAGAGAAGATTCCTTATATAAAAAGTGCTAGTCTAGTGAGGGTATTCCCAAGCACTGTAAAAATTTATATTGAAGAAAGAGATATTATTGGTGCTATTTTTTATGAAAACACATTTGTATTTGTGGATAATGAGCAGGTCGTTTTAGAAGTGAATCAGAAACTATCTAATACGACCATACCCATTATCACTATTAAGGAAGATGCAGTAGGTACAATTGTAGTAGGAGACCAGTTGCAAATCAATCCGGAATGGGTAAAAAAAGAAGTCTTTGACATACTAAATATACTTCAACAAGAAAAATTGTTAGGATATATTTCTGAAATCAATATCACGGAAGACAATTTATTTTACCTCTATACAAAAAAGGGTAGTCTCATTAAAGTAAAGAATAGCGATACCGTTAATGAAAAGTTGGATTTTATTTCAACCTATCTGGTTAAAAAAGATGAACGTATGATTGTCGATTTGACACATGGAGGAAATCCTACTTATATCCCGAGATAA
- a CDS encoding DUF881 domain-containing protein — MDKSKGSTWITIICIIIGIMIALQMKSIGNLGGLVTTQRADEMLIEINEMEKENEKLIQKVNELENSISVFENQAADNNEVVEKMLKDANMAKAQAGYTDLVGPGVLIALDYTDDDGFDPFTFNSELLLLLVNELNASGAEAISINGERIVNTSEIRLAGNHININGKKNAYPFVFKVIGDSKTLSSALNIRGGIFDLLELNYIEVTLEESDKLTVPRYNGTLNFTHAKPVEK, encoded by the coding sequence ATGGACAAGTCAAAGGGAAGTACCTGGATAACGATTATATGCATTATCATTGGAATTATGATTGCTCTACAGATGAAGTCCATAGGAAATTTAGGCGGCCTTGTGACCACACAAAGAGCAGATGAAATGCTCATTGAGATTAATGAGATGGAAAAAGAAAATGAAAAATTAATTCAAAAAGTAAATGAATTAGAAAACAGTATAAGTGTATTTGAAAATCAAGCTGCAGATAACAATGAAGTAGTAGAGAAAATGCTAAAAGACGCAAATATGGCAAAAGCGCAAGCAGGCTACACAGATTTAGTTGGTCCTGGAGTACTCATTGCACTTGATTATACAGACGATGACGGTTTTGACCCATTTACTTTTAACTCTGAGCTTTTACTACTATTAGTCAATGAATTAAATGCTTCCGGCGCAGAAGCCATATCCATAAATGGGGAGAGAATTGTTAATACATCGGAAATACGACTAGCCGGTAATCACATTAATATTAATGGAAAAAAGAATGCTTATCCCTTTGTGTTTAAAGTCATAGGAGATTCAAAAACATTATCTTCTGCTCTTAACATAAGAGGAGGGATATTTGATCTTTTGGAACTAAATTATATTGAGGTGACTTTAGAAGAATCAGATAAACTTACAGTACCAAGATACAACGGGACCCTTAACTTTACTCATGCTAAGCCTGTAGAGAAATAG
- a CDS encoding DUF881 domain-containing protein: MMKKILTFVTFILCILVGAVFTPTILDKDMLLGNHNITTPKVIYDYQQEIDNLKVQNKELNVNIENLESKLENYENGEEVDYKLLQKELFNENIIYDIILGNTDVEGPGVEVLMSDSDEEITIGDDISNYIIHNSNVLKIVNELKYAGAEVIAINGYQLSWDSNIDCAGPVIYIDDFIAGTPFKIEAIGNQQKMMATLEADDSYYVELSRFSKINISLREKDNIVLKKN, translated from the coding sequence ATGATGAAAAAAATACTAACGTTTGTGACATTTATTCTATGCATATTGGTGGGGGCTGTCTTCACGCCAACCATATTAGATAAGGACATGCTCCTAGGGAATCATAATATTACAACTCCAAAAGTCATATATGATTATCAACAAGAAATCGATAATCTAAAAGTTCAAAACAAAGAGTTGAATGTAAATATAGAAAACTTAGAATCTAAACTTGAAAACTATGAAAATGGAGAAGAAGTAGATTACAAATTATTGCAAAAGGAATTGTTCAATGAAAACATAATCTATGATATAATACTAGGTAATACTGATGTAGAAGGACCAGGAGTAGAAGTCCTTATGTCAGATAGTGATGAAGAGATTACAATTGGAGACGATATTTCAAATTATATTATTCATAATAGCAATGTGCTCAAAATTGTGAATGAATTAAAATATGCTGGTGCAGAAGTGATTGCTATCAATGGATACCAATTATCTTGGGATTCTAATATCGATTGTGCGGGACCGGTAATATATATTGACGATTTTATTGCAGGGACGCCTTTTAAAATTGAAGCCATAGGAAATCAACAAAAGATGATGGCGACATTAGAGGCAGACGATAGTTACTATGTAGAGCTATCTCGATTCAGCAAGATTAACATTAGTTTAAGAGAAAAGGATAATATAGTTCTTAAAAAGAACTAA
- a CDS encoding small basic family protein has product MFLPILGLFIGVLIGFIVPFDLPTTYASYMSVALLAALDSVFGGIRAELENHFDSGIFISGFFGNAIIAAFLAYLGDRLGIPLYYAAIFTFGTRLFQNFAIIRRIIIKKLQEKRKKN; this is encoded by the coding sequence ATGTTTTTACCAATTCTAGGCTTGTTTATAGGAGTTTTGATAGGATTTATCGTACCTTTTGATTTGCCTACTACATATGCTTCTTATATGTCTGTAGCATTGTTGGCGGCGCTGGATTCTGTTTTTGGCGGAATTAGAGCAGAGCTAGAAAATCATTTTGATTCAGGTATATTTATATCCGGATTTTTTGGAAATGCCATAATAGCAGCATTCCTAGCGTATCTAGGTGATCGTCTTGGAATTCCACTGTATTATGCGGCAATCTTTACTTTTGGTACGAGATTATTTCAAAATTTTGCTATCATCAGAAGAATCATTATAAAGAAATTACAAGAGAAACGTAAAAAAAATTAA
- the ftsZ gene encoding cell division protein FtsZ — translation MFQFDIDSDHFAKIKVIGVGGGGNNAVNRMIESGLQGVSFAVVNTDNQALNLALAEEKIQIGEKATHGLGAGANPEVGQRSAEESEEILAEAIKGTDLLFVTCGMGGGTGTGAAPVVARIAKSLGILTVGVVTKPFSFEGKVRANNAILGTELLAQHVDALVTIPNDRLLQLADKTTTLKDAFKMADNVLLQGVRGISDLIAVPGLVSLDFADVKTIMKDTGLAHMGVGSAKGENKAAEAAKQAIHSPLLETTIDGATGVLLNITGGMDLTLFEVDQAAEIAREAADPEANVIFGAAIDESMQDEIKITVIATGFPSNKEKKVEPKKSNIVGEDKPTKSQGQSQGQSSVDQQFSIPSFLKKR, via the coding sequence TTGTTTCAATTCGATATTGACTCAGATCATTTCGCAAAGATTAAAGTAATCGGAGTTGGCGGCGGCGGTAACAATGCTGTTAATAGAATGATAGAATCAGGTTTACAAGGGGTAAGTTTTGCAGTAGTTAATACAGACAATCAAGCTTTAAATCTTGCCTTAGCCGAAGAAAAAATTCAAATTGGAGAAAAGGCAACTCATGGCTTAGGTGCAGGTGCAAATCCAGAAGTTGGACAAAGATCTGCAGAAGAAAGCGAAGAAATTCTTGCTGAAGCTATTAAAGGAACAGATCTCCTATTCGTAACATGTGGAATGGGTGGTGGAACTGGAACTGGTGCCGCTCCTGTTGTAGCTCGTATTGCAAAGAGCTTAGGAATTCTAACAGTAGGTGTTGTAACAAAACCATTTTCTTTTGAAGGAAAAGTGCGGGCAAATAATGCTATACTAGGTACTGAATTATTAGCACAACATGTAGATGCCCTTGTAACGATTCCAAATGATCGATTATTGCAATTGGCAGATAAGACAACTACTTTAAAAGATGCTTTTAAGATGGCAGATAATGTATTACTACAAGGTGTCCGAGGTATTTCTGACTTAATTGCGGTGCCAGGACTTGTCAGCCTTGACTTTGCCGATGTAAAGACAATTATGAAGGATACTGGACTTGCTCATATGGGTGTTGGTTCCGCAAAAGGCGAAAACAAAGCTGCAGAAGCTGCAAAACAAGCCATACATAGCCCATTGTTAGAAACTACAATCGATGGAGCTACTGGTGTACTATTAAATATTACAGGTGGCATGGATCTTACTTTATTTGAAGTAGATCAAGCTGCTGAAATCGCTAGGGAAGCGGCTGATCCTGAAGCGAATGTTATCTTTGGTGCTGCAATAGATGAAAGTATGCAAGATGAAATTAAGATTACTGTCATTGCTACAGGCTTTCCAAGTAATAAGGAAAAAAAGGTAGAACCAAAGAAGAGCAATATTGTTGGCGAAGATAAACCAACTAAAAGCCAAGGGCAATCTCAAGGACAATCTTCAGTAGATCAACAATTTAGCATTCCATCTTTCTTAAAAAAGAGATAA
- a CDS encoding sigma-E processing peptidase SpoIIGA, with the protein MSYVYGEVVLVENFLINFIILKVTSSIMKKKTRRLQLALGALLGAVYSLMQYAHPIFTKFPFKVMLSVLIILISFSPIRLRDFTSHMLIFYGISLLFGGCVIGLIILGNKSANMTLTIYGVRSTTVMIGIFIGIITIIKIRELIVDVKLKSNSTMEICIYLHDKKLFTKGFIDTGCNVVEPLTGKPVLLAEYDTIKKILPEEFIHYYDTYDGIQDTDIEAKIHNTEILKRIRFIPFNTVSTDKNEKMLGYQFDKVELGDGQKWQEVEKVCVGICKRNLCEDYAFQALINPKLLYMSGGL; encoded by the coding sequence GTGAGTTATGTTTATGGTGAGGTTGTATTAGTAGAAAATTTTTTGATTAATTTCATTATACTAAAGGTGACTTCAAGTATTATGAAAAAAAAGACAAGAAGATTACAATTGGCTTTAGGTGCACTATTAGGTGCTGTTTATTCTCTAATGCAATATGCTCATCCTATATTTACGAAGTTTCCATTTAAGGTGATGCTCTCTGTTCTTATTATTCTCATTAGTTTTTCACCTATTAGATTGAGAGACTTCACCAGTCATATGTTGATTTTTTACGGTATCAGCCTTCTTTTTGGAGGATGTGTCATTGGTTTAATTATTTTAGGAAACAAAAGTGCAAATATGACTTTAACCATATATGGAGTTCGGTCTACAACGGTAATGATAGGAATATTTATAGGTATCATTACGATTATCAAAATTAGAGAACTTATAGTGGATGTAAAATTAAAAAGCAATAGTACTATGGAGATCTGCATCTACCTTCACGATAAAAAACTGTTTACGAAAGGATTTATAGACACAGGTTGCAATGTAGTAGAACCTTTAACAGGTAAACCAGTTTTATTAGCAGAGTACGATACGATAAAGAAGATTCTACCCGAAGAGTTTATTCATTATTATGATACATATGATGGAATACAAGATACAGATATTGAAGCAAAAATACATAATACAGAAATTTTAAAAAGAATACGATTTATACCTTTTAATACGGTGAGTACAGATAAGAATGAAAAGATGCTCGGTTATCAGTTTGATAAAGTTGAATTAGGAGACGGCCAAAAATGGCAAGAAGTCGAAAAAGTCTGTGTTGGAATATGCAAAAGAAATTTATGTGAAGACTACGCATTTCAAGCACTTATCAATCCTAAATTATTATACATGAGTGGAGGCTTATAA
- the sigE gene encoding RNA polymerase sporulation sigma factor SigE, translated as MEWIIRWAIKLKLRLSTIVNVIKKRKNFVHYIGGSEALPPPLNTEEEKYYINLLRTDKEQARNVLIERNLRLVVYISRKFENTNISIEDLISIGTIGLIKAVNTFDPDKNIKLATYASRCIENEILMFIRKSSKIKNEISFDEPLNTDWDGNELLLSDILGTEEDLTENNIEREVDFQLLNAAMDNLNKREKTIVELRFGLYNKDSKTQKEVAEEMNISQSYISRLEKKILKRLKKEIHKMTL; from the coding sequence ATGGAGTGGATAATAAGATGGGCAATTAAGCTCAAGTTACGGCTGTCAACGATTGTAAATGTTATTAAGAAGAGAAAAAACTTTGTTCATTACATAGGTGGAAGTGAGGCTCTTCCGCCTCCGTTAAACACTGAGGAAGAAAAATATTATATTAATTTGCTGAGAACAGATAAAGAACAGGCTCGCAATGTACTGATTGAAAGAAATTTAAGGCTAGTGGTCTATATTTCTAGAAAATTTGAAAATACAAATATATCTATTGAAGATTTAATTTCTATTGGGACCATTGGCTTGATTAAAGCTGTAAATACTTTTGACCCTGATAAGAATATTAAATTGGCCACTTATGCATCTAGATGTATTGAAAATGAAATTTTAATGTTCATAAGAAAAAGCAGCAAGATAAAAAATGAAATATCTTTTGACGAACCTTTAAATACTGATTGGGATGGAAATGAACTTCTCCTTTCGGATATTTTGGGGACTGAAGAAGATCTTACAGAAAACAATATAGAAAGAGAAGTAGACTTTCAGCTACTAAACGCAGCTATGGATAATTTGAACAAAAGAGAAAAGACTATCGTAGAATTGCGCTTTGGCCTGTACAATAAAGATTCTAAGACACAAAAAGAAGTTGCAGAAGAAATGAACATCTCTCAATCCTATATATCACGATTAGAAAAGAAAATTCTAAAGAGATTAAAAAAGGAAATACATAAGATGACGCTGTAA
- the sigG gene encoding RNA polymerase sporulation sigma factor SigG yields the protein MTLMLKKVEICGVNTSQLPVLTNGEMMELFGEIHKGDQNARMKFIQGNLRLVLSVIKRFNNRGENLDDLFQVGCVGLIKAIDNFDLSHNVKFSTYAVPMIIGEIRRYLRDNNSVRVSRSLRDLAYKALKARDELVRKNTKEPTLMEISKELGIPSEEVVFALEAIQDPVSLFEPIYHDNGDAMYIMDQIQDDKNKDEKWIENIAVKEAIKKLNEREKMIIKMRYFDGKTQMEVADEIGISQAQVSRVEKNALYSVRKTMTN from the coding sequence ATGACACTTATGCTAAAAAAAGTTGAAATCTGTGGTGTAAATACTTCACAGTTGCCAGTTCTAACTAATGGAGAAATGATGGAGTTATTTGGAGAGATTCATAAAGGAGATCAAAATGCAAGAATGAAATTTATACAAGGAAATCTTCGCTTAGTCCTTAGCGTCATAAAGAGATTTAACAATAGAGGAGAAAATTTAGATGATTTATTTCAAGTAGGTTGCGTAGGACTTATAAAGGCAATCGATAATTTTGATTTATCTCACAATGTAAAGTTTTCCACCTATGCTGTTCCAATGATTATTGGAGAGATAAGAAGATACCTTAGAGATAATAATTCTGTGCGAGTGAGTAGATCTTTAAGAGATTTAGCATATAAGGCTTTAAAGGCAAGAGATGAATTAGTGCGAAAGAATACTAAAGAGCCTACTCTGATGGAAATTTCAAAGGAATTAGGGATACCTAGTGAAGAGGTTGTATTTGCTTTAGAAGCCATTCAAGATCCTGTATCCTTATTTGAACCCATATACCATGATAATGGAGATGCAATGTATATAATGGATCAAATCCAGGATGATAAAAATAAAGATGAAAAATGGATTGAAAATATTGCAGTAAAAGAGGCCATTAAGAAACTAAATGAGAGAGAAAAAATGATAATAAAGATGAGGTATTTTGATGGTAAAACCCAAATGGAAGTTGCAGATGAAATTGGTATTTCACAAGCGCAAGTATCCAGAGTAGAAAAAAATGCCTTGTATTCTGTAAGAAAGACCATGACGAATTAA
- the nrdR gene encoding transcriptional regulator NrdR, translated as MKCPFCNYAESKVVDSRPTEDGTVIRRRRECTSCTKRFTTYEKIEDIPLMVIKKGGQREQFNRSKVMNGIIKACEKRPISIKQIEDIVDTIEKEVYQSLEREVSSHFIGEKIMDQLKKTDEVAYVRFASVYRQFKDINTFMAELNKLLEDKR; from the coding sequence TTGAAGTGCCCCTTTTGCAATTACGCGGAAAGTAAAGTTGTGGATTCAAGACCCACAGAAGATGGAACAGTAATACGTAGGAGAAGAGAATGCACAAGCTGTACGAAACGCTTTACCACCTATGAAAAAATTGAAGACATACCTCTTATGGTCATTAAAAAAGGTGGTCAAAGAGAACAATTTAATCGAAGTAAAGTCATGAATGGAATCATAAAAGCTTGCGAAAAAAGGCCTATTTCCATCAAGCAAATTGAAGACATTGTGGATACCATCGAAAAAGAAGTATACCAGAGCCTTGAGAGAGAAGTATCTTCTCATTTTATTGGCGAAAAAATAATGGATCAGCTAAAAAAGACAGATGAAGTAGCTTATGTAAGATTTGCAAGTGTATATAGGCAATTTAAAGACATTAATACCTTTATGGCTGAGTTAAATAAGCTTTTAGAAGATAAAAGATAA
- a CDS encoding NUDIX hydrolase: MFEEKTIESKSIYEGKVVTLKVDKVQVHNGGQSSREIVVHPGGCAIVAVKDDKVILVRQFRKAIEQNILELPAGKLDPGEDPLECAVRELQEETGYIARNVKSLGSIYPTPGYSNEIIHLFYSDDLEPGEAHPDEHESIDIEKYSIDEVLDKVRKGEIRDGKTVAGILMSF, from the coding sequence ATGTTTGAAGAAAAGACAATCGAATCAAAGAGTATTTATGAAGGCAAAGTAGTTACTCTTAAGGTCGACAAGGTTCAGGTTCACAATGGAGGGCAATCTTCAAGAGAGATTGTGGTGCATCCTGGTGGTTGTGCTATAGTAGCAGTTAAAGATGACAAGGTTATATTAGTGCGCCAATTTCGAAAGGCTATTGAACAAAATATACTAGAATTACCTGCTGGAAAATTAGATCCGGGTGAAGATCCTTTAGAATGTGCTGTTCGAGAATTACAAGAAGAAACAGGTTATATTGCTCGTAATGTAAAAAGCTTAGGAAGCATCTATCCAACACCAGGGTATAGCAACGAAATCATTCACTTGTTTTATAGCGATGATTTAGAACCAGGAGAAGCTCATCCAGATGAACATGAATCCATTGATATTGAAAAGTACAGTATTGATGAAGTGCTAGACAAAGTCCGTAAGGGCGAAATAAGAGATGGAAAAACAGTAGCAGGGATTTTGATGTCCTTTTGA
- the spoIIM gene encoding stage II sporulation protein M: MNKRELTQFFMRNKRMVLILCIIFVLGIIAGTLCVKTLTDNQKTDLINYLSDFFKVLGDNQDLNKTQMFLQLLIDNAKIFALVFILGLFSIGIFLTPSLLLFKGFILGFTIGFILDELYLMGFLFSLFVIFPQNILYIIGLIYSALISTMMSRQIYISKKRYKISVRPKKNLQQTIYYFSSLLIGFAITAFGCAIEAYIIPVFMIFFSNKLF, encoded by the coding sequence TTGAACAAGAGAGAGCTCACGCAATTTTTTATGCGAAACAAAAGAATGGTCTTGATTTTATGCATTATATTTGTTTTAGGTATTATAGCTGGAACGCTATGCGTTAAGACCTTAACAGATAATCAGAAAACGGATTTGATTAATTATTTAAGTGATTTTTTTAAAGTTCTAGGTGATAATCAAGATTTAAATAAGACTCAAATGTTTTTACAACTTTTAATAGACAATGCAAAAATATTTGCATTGGTATTTATCTTAGGTTTGTTTTCCATTGGCATATTTCTCACTCCCTCATTACTATTATTTAAGGGATTTATTTTAGGATTTACCATTGGCTTTATTTTAGATGAGCTATACCTTATGGGATTTCTGTTTTCTTTATTTGTCATATTTCCACAAAATATCTTATACATAATAGGTCTTATATACAGTGCTTTGATTAGTACTATGATGTCAAGGCAAATTTACATATCAAAGAAAAGATATAAGATATCTGTTCGTCCTAAGAAAAATCTACAACAAACTATATACTACTTTTCCTCTCTACTAATAGGTTTTGCAATAACCGCATTTGGATGTGCCATTGAAGCTTATATTATACCTGTATTTATGATTTTTTTCTCGAATAAATTATTCTAG